One genomic window of Nicotiana sylvestris chromosome 10, ASM39365v2, whole genome shotgun sequence includes the following:
- the LOC104228155 gene encoding F-box/LRR-repeat protein 25-like produces the protein MEEWCTTPPRKAKCRKLLEIILQKQFMERIEYQSYRCISFITSYATLAAQTSVFSKRWYYCWISRPHLEFNQLPDNIHMTLEKFVTLVDESLRFHVEKKLRLEEFIVTYHDPKLASNTDRWIDLVVKHNVKVLEIHVSGSESPYYSLPDVIYAGKELTKLGLSKCKFEFDIGTTNIRFCCLKDLLLHDVHISDGQLQRVIDRCPFIRNLTILACDGTRKLHVFGLIHLEILAVASCKLESVIVEAPNLRDYGYAGVRSIFFFLAKLKFWMLTILYKYSHSPVQASQTNNFMTYFLSSQIFQNCV, from the coding sequence ATGGAAGAATGGTGTACGACACCACCAAGAAAAGCAAAATGTAGAAAATTGCTTGAGATTATATTGCAGAAACAGTTCATGGAGAGGATTGAATATCAGAGTTATCGGTGCATATCATTCATCACATCGTATGCAACTTTAGCGGCTCAAACTAGTGTCTTCTCCAAGAGATGGTACTATTGTTGGATTTCTAGGCCTCATCTTGAATTCAATCAATTACCAGACAACATTCATATGACTCTGGAAAAGTTTGTCACCTTAGTCGATGAATCCTTACGATTCCACGTTGAAAAAAAATTACGTCTTGAAGAATTCATTGTTACATATCATGATCCAAAATTAGCTTCTAATACGGATCGTTGGATTGATTTGGTGGTTAAACATAATGTCAAGGTGCTGGAAATTCACGTTTCAGGTTCAGAATCACCGTACTATAGTTTACCTGATGTTATTTATGCTGGTAAAGAGCTAACAAAACTGGGACTAAGCAAGTGCAAGTTTGAATTTGATATCGGCACCACTAACATAAGATTTTGTTGTCTTAAGGATCTTCTTTTGCATGATGTCCATATTTCAGATGGGCAATTGCAAAGAGTTATCGATAGATGCCCGTTTATCAGGAATCTAACCATATTGGCTTGCGATGGTACAAGAAAATTGCATGTTTTTGGCCTTATACATCTGGAGATTTTGGCTGTTGCATCGTGCAAACTCGAAAGTGTGATAGTCGAGGCTCCAAATCTTCGAGACTATGGATATGCAGGAGTGCGTTCAATATTTTTCTTCCTTGCAAAATTGAAATTCTGGATGCTTACAATACTTTACAAATACTCACACTCACCGGTGCAAGCATCACAGACCAACAATTTCATGACATATTTTTTAAGTTCACAAATATTTCAGAATTGTGTCTAA